A single region of the Anomaloglossus baeobatrachus isolate aAnoBae1 chromosome 2, aAnoBae1.hap1, whole genome shotgun sequence genome encodes:
- the LOC142289750 gene encoding uncharacterized protein LOC142289750, whose amino-acid sequence MTWYKRLRLDVSKLISLVESMPCLWDPTSPEYMQKNKRDESWLLICQELYPQWHEANKSLQTKIENDVRKRWRSVRDRFNKIRFEPGKSGSSPVKPNFIYYNDLKFLSSGRVLRPTDGNIAPKKNMDRSQDNINPAQIQPAIEEEINTEQTHLESDVETRSLEPSVSNTNQDPQPVSYQKAKGKKKNIPSNKEINQDQLTNQTIEILKTATQDDEFDNFAISVAFRLRKLPEKKKTSACMTAICGLLACFEDEGKFPTGGEIVHLCEKTFEQKNNPLVLTQSQPHFQTNKQRVGLYSECPDTYSAQNIQPYNPMKQSKEYSQSISENYHTTNIVRNRPNEQMSGFYTNELFSQP is encoded by the exons ATGACTTGGTATAAGCGCTTGAGATTGGATGTCTCCAAACTTATTAGTCTG GTTGAATCAATGCCATGTTTATGGGATCCCACGTCGCCTGAGTACATGCAAAAAAACAAACGTGACGAAAGCTGGTTATTGATCTGTCAAGAATTATATCCCCAATGGCATGAGGCAAATAAAAGCCTCCAAACTAAGATTG AAAATGATGTACGGAAGCGATGGAGATCAGTCCGTGACAGATTCAATAAAATCAGATTTGAACCTGGTAAAAGTGGATCCTCGCCAGTTAAACCAAATTTTATTTATTATAATGATTTGAAATTCTTAAGTTCTGGCCGCGTTTTAAGACC GACCGACGGAAATATCGCTCCGAAAAAGAACATGGATAGATCACAAGATAATATCAATCCTGCACAAATACAACCAGCCATTGAGGAAGAAATTAATACCGAACAAACACATCTGGAGTCTGATGTTGAAACCAGATCATTGGAACCATCTGTTTCCAATACAAATCAAGATCCCCAACCTGTGAGTTATCAgaaagcaaaaggaaaaaaaaaaaatattccaagcaATAAAGAAATAAACCAAGATCAATTAACAAATCAAACTATTGAAATATTAAAAACAGCAACCCAAGATGATGAGTTTGACAATTTTGCCATTAGTGTCGCTTTTCGTTTAAGAAAattacctgaaaaaaaaaaaacctctgcatGTATGACTGCTATCTGTGGTTTATTGGCCTGTTTTGAGGATGAAGGTAAATTTCCAACAGGTGGTGAAATAGTTCATCTTTGTGAAAAAACATTTGAACAGAAAAACAACCCATTAGTTCTAACTCAGTCACAACCACAtttccaaacaaacaaacaaagagtTGGTTTGTATTCTGAATGTCCGGATACATATTCTGCCCAAAATATACAACCTTATAACCCTATGAAACAAAGCAAAGAATATTCTCAATCTATTAGTGAGAATTATCACACAACTAATATTGTGAGAAATAGACCAAACGAACAAATGTCTGGTTTTTACACAAATGAATTATTTTCACAGCCATGA